In Dolichospermum flos-aquae CCAP 1403/13F, the following proteins share a genomic window:
- a CDS encoding acyl-CoA thioesterase: protein MAFTYYYTVRFQDTDAAGVVYFANIFRICHEAYEVSLAASGINLKSFFTNPSVAFPIVHANVDFFRPMYCGDNLVISLLPEKIGSDKFEITYEMTGDEVMVAKAITRHVCIDASSKIKQELPNYMNHWLETNHRDAEGAERRRSREEVM from the coding sequence ATGGCTTTTACATATTACTACACTGTCCGATTTCAAGATACTGATGCGGCTGGAGTCGTTTATTTCGCCAATATTTTCAGAATTTGTCATGAAGCTTATGAGGTTTCATTAGCAGCTTCTGGTATTAATCTTAAATCATTTTTTACTAATCCATCTGTAGCTTTTCCTATTGTTCATGCTAATGTAGATTTTTTTCGTCCTATGTATTGTGGTGACAATTTAGTAATTAGTTTGTTACCGGAAAAAATAGGTTCGGATAAGTTTGAAATTACCTATGAAATGACAGGAGATGAAGTAATGGTTGCTAAGGCAATTACTAGGCACGTTTGTATTGATGCCAGTAGTAAAATTAAGCAGGAATTACCAAATTATATGAATCATTGGTTAGAAACGAACCACAGGGACGCAGAGGGCGCAGAGAGAAGAAGGTCGAGGGAGGAGGTTATGTAA
- a CDS encoding T3SS effector HopA1 family protein, protein MFDDSPNQIFQSLCDIASNIQIEPNFCIYHPHYQPFALPANIANRFQQNPPSLKQKYLNILLRNFLYGIYYNGSLQTVLAANNNNCQSQVNFLENNSLGVDENFYEQLHHSNYGTGHYEPNWQILRIEPDGSMAVSKDGLTLYIEPECHLQPRKKLPKVGELIAIWMPKNRLQNGCYVAVSNIGIENQDAENADLGGGQIYFNFTSTGAIAIMESLTQALNNAAIAFSFQVLYNPAAYGRYDAGVLHFECQDYPTIRTILQDIYQEHQAYFQPEIPLFTKFLAPGLGLAEEPNQKFAPQESFGMNRCQIVANALLESWQKGKNALEERIEVINQHFAQNLVDMQHPYLNPSSEDIYQPLNSVAIPQLLKG, encoded by the coding sequence ATGTTTGATGATTCTCCCAATCAAATTTTCCAGTCATTATGCGATATTGCCAGTAATATCCAGATTGAACCTAATTTTTGTATTTACCATCCCCATTATCAACCTTTTGCTTTACCCGCGAATATAGCAAATAGGTTTCAACAAAATCCACCTTCTTTAAAACAGAAGTATTTGAACATACTGCTGAGAAATTTTCTCTATGGAATTTATTATAATGGTTCACTGCAAACAGTCTTAGCTGCAAATAATAATAATTGCCAATCTCAGGTAAATTTCCTAGAAAATAATAGTTTAGGTGTAGATGAAAATTTCTATGAACAACTACATCATAGCAATTATGGTACAGGCCATTATGAACCCAATTGGCAGATTTTGCGAATTGAACCTGATGGTAGTATGGCTGTGAGTAAGGACGGATTAACCTTATATATTGAGCCAGAATGTCATCTACAACCCCGGAAAAAGTTGCCCAAAGTGGGGGAATTAATAGCAATATGGATGCCTAAAAATCGCTTGCAAAATGGCTGTTATGTGGCAGTTAGCAATATAGGAATAGAAAACCAAGATGCAGAAAATGCTGATTTAGGAGGAGGACAAATTTATTTTAATTTTACGTCAACAGGGGCAATTGCTATTATGGAGAGCCTAACCCAAGCCTTAAATAATGCGGCTATTGCCTTTAGTTTTCAGGTTCTTTATAATCCCGCAGCTTATGGGCGTTATGATGCCGGAGTGCTGCATTTTGAATGCCAAGATTACCCGACAATTCGGACTATTCTTCAAGATATTTATCAAGAACATCAAGCTTATTTTCAGCCAGAAATTCCCTTATTTACTAAATTTTTAGCACCGGGGTTAGGGTTAGCAGAAGAACCAAATCAAAAATTTGCTCCTCAAGAAAGTTTTGGGATGAATCGTTGTCAAATTGTGGCCAATGCGTTGTTAGAATCTTGGCAAAAGGGTAAAAACGCCCTGGAGGAACGGATAGAAGTTATTAATCAACACTTTGCCCAAAATTTAGTTGATATGCAGCATCCTTATCTTAATCCTAGTTCTGAGGATATTTATCAGCCTTTAAACTCAGTGGCGATACCTCAACTGCTGAAAGGATAA
- a CDS encoding aminoglycoside phosphotransferase family protein, producing the protein MLSSLSSQNVIQYLLNAGLCSAEDGAAYKSVLPENTKKNRNLLVILADNRQLLIKQERNINNDQSSHELFNESLFHQLLQQFPVIGNIGAISSSLLHFDAENSILVRSYLSEYVELGKFYQHSSIFPTEIASAIGTTLAGLHRATFNKREYRDFMSTAPAGQFRYNFYNPAQGIPSINPDTFGTIPTEALQFHLLYQRYESLESAIADLAYEWKPSCLTHNDLHLSNILVHSRWEQLDNCLIKLIDWEACSWGDPAFDLGTLLASYLRIWLSSLIVDPTLELAESLSLAMIPLEEIQPAILALIRAYLDAFPMILEYHQDFIVRVIKFAGLALIQQIQNRIEWQRSFDNSNLCMLEVAKSLLTMPEQSVLTIFGISAAEIFQSVPTLQKLPQPQKEQQLVRLYYEKTRLRGC; encoded by the coding sequence ATGTTATCATCACTATCTTCTCAAAATGTTATCCAGTATCTGCTCAATGCAGGACTGTGTAGCGCGGAAGATGGCGCTGCATATAAATCTGTATTGCCAGAAAATACCAAGAAGAATCGAAATTTACTGGTCATACTAGCAGATAATCGCCAACTGCTAATTAAACAGGAACGGAACATTAATAATGATCAAAGTTCTCATGAACTTTTTAATGAGTCGCTATTTCACCAGTTATTACAGCAATTTCCAGTAATTGGTAATATTGGCGCGATATCATCATCATTGCTCCACTTTGATGCGGAAAATTCTATCCTGGTGCGGAGCTACTTAAGCGAATATGTGGAGTTAGGAAAATTTTATCAACACAGCAGTATTTTCCCCACAGAAATTGCCAGCGCGATTGGTACTACGTTAGCAGGATTACACCGAGCCACGTTTAATAAACGTGAGTATCGTGATTTTATGTCCACTGCGCCCGCAGGACAGTTTCGCTATAATTTTTACAATCCCGCCCAAGGCATACCATCAATAAATCCAGACACATTTGGGACAATTCCCACTGAAGCACTACAATTTCATCTGCTTTATCAGCGTTACGAAAGTTTAGAATCCGCTATTGCTGATTTAGCTTATGAGTGGAAACCATCTTGTTTAACTCACAACGATTTACATCTAAGTAATATTTTAGTTCATTCCCGATGGGAACAGCTAGATAATTGCCTGATAAAATTGATTGACTGGGAAGCTTGCAGTTGGGGAGATCCAGCTTTTGATTTAGGAACGCTATTAGCAAGTTATTTAAGAATTTGGCTGTCTAGTTTAATAGTAGATCCAACATTAGAGTTAGCAGAATCTTTAAGTTTAGCCATGATTCCTCTAGAAGAAATACAACCTGCGATTCTGGCTTTAATCCGGGCTTATCTTGATGCTTTCCCTATGATTTTAGAATATCATCAAGACTTCATTGTGCGGGTAATTAAGTTTGCAGGTTTAGCATTAATTCAACAGATTCAAAATAGAATTGAATGGCAAAGATCCTTTGATAATAGTAACTTATGTATGCTCGAAGTTGCTAAAAGCCTTTTGACTATGCCAGAGCAATCAGTATTGACAATTTTTGGGATCTCCGCAGCAGAAATTTTCCAATCTGTCCCCACATTGCAAAAACTTCCTCAACCCCAAAAGGAACAACAATTAGTCCGTCTTTATTACGAAAAAACTCGTCTGCGCGGTTGTTAG
- a CDS encoding ATP-binding protein: MDHLAMLTANTTSYSAVQFLQRQAASLLLYQSVLESDVGRAFLNLLQTIRYTDGDGRNCLLAYGSYFQALASSHQTWEEYLIQQILTADNPLSKLAQQQEFRQLPSALVVAGQHDLQILQSLYECNSAVLSEWVQMATHLPISPVVWYREPEAVGTEMGLIASIPQLDNWGDAVADLAAYYRQHGTGLFAKYAAFRWQNGQLVGIADADSVKLSTLVGYEWQKDALVKNTEFLLSGETALHVLLYGSRGSGKSSLVKALLNEYSHRNLRLIEVSKSELPDLPKIVELLRGVPQKFIIFVDDLSFEEDDDSFKAMKVVLEGNLTARPKNVVVYATSNRRHLIREYFTDRPAPKDNNEVHGWDTMQEKLSFSDRFGLTLTFTAADQKTYLQIVQHLAANINISAEDLEFEALQWATRHNGRSGRTARQFIDFLNSDLAVFGETKNLPIDS, translated from the coding sequence ATGGATCATCTAGCAATGCTTACGGCAAATACTACATCTTATTCGGCAGTTCAATTTCTACAACGCCAGGCCGCGTCCCTTTTACTGTACCAATCTGTCCTAGAAAGCGACGTAGGCAGAGCGTTTCTGAATTTATTACAAACCATCCGTTACACTGATGGAGATGGGCGGAATTGCCTCCTGGCTTACGGTAGTTATTTCCAAGCTTTAGCCAGTAGTCATCAAACCTGGGAAGAATATCTGATTCAGCAAATTCTCACTGCGGATAATCCTTTGAGCAAATTGGCACAACAGCAGGAATTTAGGCAATTACCCTCAGCTTTAGTAGTCGCTGGACAACATGACTTGCAAATACTACAAAGTTTATATGAATGTAACAGTGCAGTTTTAAGCGAATGGGTACAAATGGCAACTCATTTACCTATTTCCCCTGTGGTTTGGTATCGAGAACCGGAAGCAGTGGGGACAGAAATGGGTTTAATCGCATCTATTCCTCAGTTAGACAATTGGGGTGATGCTGTGGCAGATTTAGCCGCTTATTATCGGCAACATGGAACTGGTTTATTTGCTAAATATGCGGCTTTTCGTTGGCAAAATGGGCAGTTAGTGGGTATTGCTGATGCTGATTCGGTGAAACTGTCTACATTGGTGGGTTATGAGTGGCAAAAAGATGCTTTAGTGAAAAACACAGAGTTTTTATTATCAGGAGAAACTGCGTTGCACGTATTACTTTATGGTAGTCGTGGTTCGGGTAAGTCTTCTTTAGTTAAAGCTTTATTAAATGAATATAGTCATAGAAACCTGCGCTTAATAGAAGTTTCTAAGTCAGAATTGCCAGATTTACCGAAAATTGTCGAATTGTTGCGAGGTGTTCCCCAGAAATTTATTATTTTTGTTGATGATCTTTCCTTTGAAGAAGATGATGATAGTTTTAAAGCAATGAAAGTAGTTTTGGAAGGAAATTTAACTGCTAGACCAAAAAACGTAGTTGTATATGCTACTTCTAACCGTCGCCATTTAATCCGGGAATATTTTACTGATAGACCTGCTCCCAAGGATAACAATGAAGTTCATGGTTGGGATACAATGCAAGAAAAGTTATCTTTTAGCGATCGCTTTGGTTTAACATTAACTTTTACAGCCGCAGATCAAAAAACCTATTTACAAATTGTCCAACATTTAGCCGCAAACATCAATATTTCTGCCGAAGATTTAGAATTTGAGGCTTTACAATGGGCAACTCGGCATAATGGCCGTTCTGGCAGAACCGCAAGGCAGTTTATTGACTTTTTAAACTCAGATTTAGCTGTGTTTGGTGAAACTAAAAATCTTCCTATAGACTCATGA
- a CDS encoding tellurite resistance TerB C-terminal domain-containing protein, which translates to MTLITNNTNNLSTIKPRKVQSTIFNYQVVLGIAAFSISFGLSLVPSWDFPKAFLTGIITVLATYAAAFLVDKRRRNDELRMIGSLQRRIRDIEGLKSRIVREIQQLEEYRNLLYTETQQLENQIGDCRSQRDSLHRDIGTFAAQKKQIEAEVCNLKNEFVHLENSNIELNNSCNNLITEKRRLEINCHASHAELNQIQPQIDILKQEKQELGNDVILLERLKPQLEEKLYELRIEVQTQELKIAKQDDLIVQTSTTKYHLETILNSLQNKTLEQKSEVNQLQNQISVLQDERDLLQNQVWELLQQVETINPQTFTDNEEDNLELFPFEELLEPLDSINGKHDHTGNLPTEWDTFLNHLPAYEIQVLKAILEQDNPRATIKQIAEANITMPNLLIDAINEIASNTIGELIIATNTEVPEIVEEHLLNVKTMITKYSEIS; encoded by the coding sequence ATGACGTTAATTACTAATAATACTAACAACTTGAGTACAATAAAACCTCGTAAAGTCCAATCAACAATATTTAATTATCAAGTTGTCTTAGGCATAGCCGCTTTTAGTATCAGTTTTGGTTTAAGCCTCGTCCCCAGTTGGGATTTCCCTAAAGCCTTTCTCACTGGGATAATTACAGTTTTGGCTACCTATGCAGCCGCATTTCTTGTTGATAAACGACGCAGAAATGATGAACTGAGGATGATTGGTTCTCTTCAGAGACGCATTCGGGATATAGAAGGATTGAAATCCCGCATTGTTAGAGAAATACAGCAATTAGAAGAATATAGAAATTTATTGTATACAGAAACTCAGCAACTAGAAAACCAAATTGGAGATTGTCGAAGTCAAAGGGATAGTTTACATCGAGACATAGGGACATTTGCTGCTCAGAAAAAGCAAATTGAAGCCGAAGTATGTAATCTTAAAAATGAATTTGTCCATTTAGAAAATAGTAATATAGAACTGAATAATAGCTGCAATAATCTGATCACAGAAAAGCGGAGATTAGAAATAAATTGTCATGCTTCTCATGCCGAACTTAACCAAATTCAACCTCAAATTGATATATTAAAACAGGAAAAACAAGAACTAGGAAATGATGTAATTTTGCTGGAAAGACTCAAGCCACAACTAGAAGAAAAGCTTTATGAACTAAGAATAGAAGTTCAAACTCAAGAACTGAAAATTGCTAAACAAGATGATTTAATAGTACAGACAAGTACAACTAAATATCATCTTGAAACTATTCTCAATTCTTTACAAAATAAGACATTAGAACAAAAATCTGAAGTTAATCAACTGCAAAATCAAATTTCTGTCTTACAAGACGAACGGGATTTATTGCAAAATCAAGTTTGGGAATTACTGCAACAAGTGGAAACTATTAATCCCCAAACATTTACCGATAATGAAGAAGATAATTTAGAGTTATTTCCTTTTGAGGAATTATTAGAACCATTAGATTCCATAAATGGCAAACATGATCACACAGGAAATTTACCAACGGAATGGGATACTTTTTTAAACCATCTCCCCGCTTATGAAATTCAAGTTTTGAAAGCTATCCTTGAGCAAGATAACCCCAGAGCTACTATTAAACAAATTGCTGAAGCTAATATTACTATGCCCAATCTCTTGATTGATGCTATTAATGAAATTGCGAGTAATACTATTGGTGAGTTAATTATTGCAACCAATACCGAAGTTCCCGAAATTGTTGAAGAACATTTATTAAATGTGAAAACAATGATTACTAAATATTCAGAAATTAGTTAA